The Moraxella osloensis genome contains a region encoding:
- the msuE gene encoding FMN reductase: MSITQNFTNQPNPAIPLNIVAVSGGLNTPSKTESLVQNIVDELAQATPINVHFIKLSEIGPLLSGAIYRNQLPERVQNDLAAIEAADALIVGTPVYRASFTGLFKHLFDFVEQTALVDVPVLLAASGGSDRHALVLEHQLRPLFSFFQAQTLPIGVYATDKDFTPEYTVSSQQLRDRIVLAVARALPILEWAPAKGQRAQAIKEKSAQANQQLGINKQVEQAEILPSVAVPDLSSAEARLHPQTTQSSPKNHPSVA; this comes from the coding sequence ATGTCTATCACTCAAAATTTCACAAATCAACCAAATCCAGCCATTCCACTCAATATCGTTGCCGTATCGGGTGGGCTCAACACACCATCAAAAACCGAAAGTCTGGTACAAAATATTGTAGATGAATTGGCACAAGCCACGCCCATCAACGTACATTTTATCAAGCTGAGTGAAATCGGGCCTTTACTCAGTGGGGCGATTTATCGTAACCAACTGCCAGAGCGAGTACAAAACGACTTGGCAGCGATTGAGGCGGCGGACGCCTTGATTGTAGGAACGCCAGTGTATCGCGCGTCTTTTACCGGATTGTTTAAACACTTATTTGACTTTGTGGAGCAAACCGCGCTCGTGGATGTGCCGGTATTATTGGCTGCCTCTGGCGGTAGCGATCGTCATGCACTGGTTCTAGAGCACCAACTTCGCCCATTGTTTAGTTTTTTCCAAGCCCAAACATTGCCAATAGGCGTGTATGCGACGGATAAAGACTTTACCCCAGAATACACCGTCTCAAGCCAACAGTTGCGTGACCGTATTGTGTTAGCGGTGGCGCGCGCGTTACCGATACTTGAGTGGGCACCCGCCAAAGGCCAACGCGCCCAAGCCATTAAAGAAAAATCGGCGCAAGCCAATCAGCAGTTAGGCATTAATAAACAAGTCGAACAAGCCGAAATATTACCCTCTGTGGCAGTGCCAGATTTATCGAGTGCCGAAGCCAGACTACACCCGCAAACTACTCAATCATCCCCTAAAAACCATCCATCCGTCGCCTAA
- a CDS encoding ATP-binding cassette domain-containing protein: MSTQLSAPLSAPSRTPLKTSAGLALILTNVVKKFDNREVIKNLDLHIQSGDFIAIVGHSGCGKSTLLRLLAQLETASSGELTAMSIANQAMSPQAWRQSTRLMFQDDRLLPWKTVLENVGLGLKMPDWKAQALKALAEVGLAERADDWPSALSGGQKQRVALARAIIHRPQLLLLDEPLGALDALTRLDMQQLLVKLWQEHRFTVILVTHDVSEAVITADRVILIEQGKIGLDLPILLPHPRNNMTKTAPLEQIVLDKILAVH, translated from the coding sequence ATGTCAACGCAATTGTCAGCACCATTGTCAGCACCATCCAGAACGCCATTAAAAACCTCAGCAGGATTGGCTTTAATCCTAACAAATGTGGTCAAAAAATTTGACAATCGAGAAGTCATTAAAAACCTAGATTTGCACATTCAAAGTGGTGATTTTATCGCTATTGTCGGGCACAGTGGCTGTGGCAAATCAACACTCCTGCGTTTACTTGCGCAGTTAGAAACGGCGAGTAGTGGGGAGTTGACAGCCATGTCAATTGCCAACCAAGCCATGTCACCTCAGGCATGGCGACAATCCACGCGGCTGATGTTCCAAGATGACCGATTATTACCTTGGAAAACGGTACTGGAAAATGTGGGGCTTGGGCTAAAAATGCCAGATTGGAAAGCGCAAGCGTTGAAAGCGTTAGCGGAAGTCGGCTTGGCAGAGCGAGCGGATGATTGGCCATCGGCATTGTCAGGGGGGCAAAAGCAGCGAGTGGCTTTGGCCAGAGCGATTATTCATCGTCCCCAGCTGTTGCTACTTGATGAGCCATTGGGGGCGCTAGATGCGTTAACCCGTCTTGATATGCAGCAACTGTTGGTCAAATTATGGCAAGAACATCGATTTACGGTGATTTTAGTGACCCATGATGTCAGTGAAGCGGTCATCACTGCTGATAGGGTGATTTTAATTGAACAAGGCAAAATTGGACTAGACTTGCCAATCTTATTGCCACATCCCCGTAATAATATGACTAAAACTGCGCCACTTGAGCAAATTGTGCTTGATAAAATTTTAGCGGTGCATTGA
- a CDS encoding ABC transporter permease subunit → MKTSSFVADNSVVAASKPLPTKPIRVNAPVKTLSIRKVINTLFGRTGGWWLPLLMLAGWQLVASFQLLPEAYLKNISSPHAVLQAGYELIKSGELWQHLGISALRAFAGLLIGGLFGLGFGLLTSTLPVFRTLLDTTFQMLRNIPHLALIPLVIVWFGIDEAAKVFLVAVGTFFPIYLNTYHGVRNVDKHLVEMAKSYDLTGWALFKEVILPGALPSILVGVRFSLGIMWLTLIVAETISATTGIGYLAMHAREFFQIDIIMFSILVYALLGFLADFIAKKLEFVWLKWHPAYQQGAH, encoded by the coding sequence ATGAAAACGTCAAGTTTTGTTGCGGATAATTCAGTGGTAGCGGCATCAAAGCCGCTACCGACGAAACCGATAAGGGTGAATGCGCCAGTCAAGACATTGTCAATCCGTAAGGTTATTAACACCCTATTTGGGCGTACAGGGGGGTGGTGGTTGCCGTTACTTATGTTGGCGGGTTGGCAACTGGTAGCAAGTTTTCAATTACTGCCTGAGGCTTACCTTAAAAATATTTCGTCACCCCATGCCGTTCTTCAAGCGGGCTATGAACTCATAAAAAGTGGTGAGCTTTGGCAGCATCTCGGCATTAGTGCGCTGCGAGCGTTTGCTGGGTTGTTGATTGGCGGGTTGTTTGGGTTGGGGTTTGGGCTATTGACCAGCACTTTGCCTGTATTTCGCACGTTATTGGATACCACCTTTCAAATGCTGAGAAACATCCCACATTTGGCATTAATTCCCCTGGTCATTGTGTGGTTTGGGATTGATGAAGCGGCAAAGGTTTTTTTGGTGGCAGTTGGCACATTTTTTCCGATTTATTTGAATACCTATCATGGTGTTCGTAATGTGGATAAACATCTGGTCGAGATGGCAAAAAGCTATGATTTAACAGGTTGGGCATTGTTTAAAGAAGTGATTTTACCTGGGGCATTGCCGAGTATTTTGGTGGGGGTGCGTTTTTCATTGGGCATTATGTGGCTGACGCTGATTGTGGCGGAAACCATTTCGGCCACCACAGGCATTGGGTATTTAGCCATGCACGCTCGCGAATTTTTTCAGATTGATATCATCATGTTTTCAATCTTGGTTTATGCGCTATTAGGATTTTTAGCCGATTTTATTGCCAAAAAGCTTGAGTTTGTTTGGCTCAAATGGCACCCCGCTTACCAACAAGGAGCACACTAA
- a CDS encoding aliphatic sulfonate ABC transporter substrate-binding protein: MKKVSALLISGFSISLLLAGCQQNTTKSANAATTNEAQTNDIKSGDSKPLEEVRIGLQSSGALVYLRESKLLEKSLEKSGIKVNWVQFQSGPPMLEALNTNNIDFGTTGDTPPIFAQAAGSNLVYVAYEKPSPQSEAVIVPANSTLKSVAELKGKSVAVTKGSSANYTLLKALERDKLSFADIDVKYLQPSDARAAFESGKLDAWTVWEPYLSSAKIELKARVLTDATGLKPNNTSFYLASTDFAQKHPDVVKDIVKAIDEADKAITADPVTFSKMIQKVTNLKPDVALASVKSRNYGVNYITDDIIQAQQQEADTFYKNKLLPKQIQVKDIVWYPPK; encoded by the coding sequence ATGAAAAAAGTTTCTGCTCTACTTATTTCGGGGTTTAGTATTAGCTTGCTATTAGCAGGTTGCCAGCAAAATACCACCAAATCTGCCAATGCGGCAACCACCAATGAAGCACAGACCAATGACATTAAGAGCGGTGATTCAAAACCACTTGAAGAAGTGCGTATCGGATTACAAAGTTCAGGGGCGTTGGTGTATTTGCGTGAAAGTAAGCTGCTTGAAAAGTCGCTCGAAAAATCAGGCATCAAAGTCAATTGGGTGCAGTTTCAATCGGGACCGCCGATGCTAGAAGCGCTAAATACCAACAATATTGACTTTGGCACCACAGGGGACACGCCACCTATTTTTGCCCAAGCCGCGGGTAGTAATCTGGTGTATGTGGCCTATGAAAAACCTTCACCACAGTCTGAAGCCGTCATTGTCCCCGCCAATTCAACCTTAAAGTCAGTGGCTGAATTAAAAGGTAAATCTGTGGCGGTGACTAAAGGCTCTAGTGCTAACTATACGTTACTAAAAGCATTGGAACGTGACAAATTGAGTTTTGCTGACATAGATGTCAAGTATTTACAGCCATCTGATGCCCGTGCTGCCTTTGAATCAGGGAAACTGGATGCTTGGACCGTTTGGGAGCCTTATCTGTCGAGTGCCAAAATTGAGCTAAAAGCGCGAGTTTTGACCGACGCTACAGGTCTTAAGCCCAATAATACATCGTTTTATTTGGCATCAACGGATTTTGCTCAAAAACACCCCGATGTGGTTAAAGACATTGTCAAAGCCATTGATGAAGCGGATAAAGCCATTACCGCTGACCCGGTAACTTTTAGCAAAATGATCCAAAAAGTCACCAATCTAAAACCTGACGTGGCGTTAGCTTCGGTGAAATCAAGAAATTACGGTGTCAACTATATCACCGATGACATCATTCAAGCGCAGCAGCAAGAAGCGGATACTTTTTATAAAAATAAATTGCTGCCAAAACAAATACAGGTAAAAGATATTGTCTGGTATCCACCCAAGTAA
- a CDS encoding TetR/AcrR family transcriptional regulator — protein sequence MTALKKPMTLGRPSNTVGDLTLLAQIRPATLDKIEKSVITLYASDESEVAADSVTMQSIAKHANVSLQTLYKYFGDKNTLIYVILDRVLSRLAARMIDHLSGIDSVKDRLRKTLWVMFDFVDHNPDAVLFFSTAIPVSHYQHIAIYENKDLMEAFLQVLSDGQQRGELNQNVSLKTLLDVFMGFITRLGLMHVLRHAAKPMTADFDPLFDILWQAISRHD from the coding sequence ATGACTGCGTTGAAAAAGCCAATGACGCTTGGACGTCCTAGTAATACAGTGGGTGATTTAACCTTACTTGCGCAGATACGACCTGCAACCTTAGATAAAATCGAAAAAAGTGTGATTACACTGTATGCCAGTGATGAGAGTGAGGTCGCTGCGGATAGTGTGACTATGCAGTCAATTGCAAAACACGCGAACGTGTCACTGCAGACCTTGTATAAATATTTTGGCGATAAAAACACGCTGATTTATGTGATTTTAGATCGAGTGCTTAGTCGCCTAGCCGCTCGAATGATTGACCATTTGAGCGGTATTGATAGTGTTAAAGACCGGCTGCGTAAGACGCTATGGGTGATGTTTGATTTTGTTGACCATAATCCTGATGCGGTATTGTTTTTTTCTACAGCGATTCCTGTCTCCCACTATCAACATATTGCCATTTATGAAAACAAGGATTTGATGGAAGCTTTTTTGCAAGTGTTGTCGGATGGGCAGCAGCGTGGGGAGCTTAATCAAAATGTCTCGCTTAAAACCTTATTAGATGTGTTTATGGGGTTTATCACCCGATTGGGGCTGATGCACGTGTTAAGACACGCTGCCAAACCGATGACGGCTGACTTTGATCCTTTGTTTGATATCCTATGGCAAGCTATTTCACGGCATGACTAA
- a CDS encoding acyl-CoA dehydrogenase family protein: MINHFESSWMNEEVAMLEDTAKKFFQTWIDKDIEWRKNGMMDKEAWLEAGSMGFLCASMPEEYGGAGGDFRHEAALIYAQADAALSGFGGFLHSGIVAPYILHHGSEQQKQRWLPKMATGELVGAIAMTEPGTGSDLQAIKTYAIKDGDDYILNGSKTFITNGQLANLIIVACKTDREKGAQGVSLLVLETDGLAGFERGRNLEKIGLSSQDTSELFFNNVRVPQKNLLGSVEGMGFIQLMQELPQERLIIALAAAGAIKKSIELTIEYTKERHAFNKPVWSFQNTRFKLAECNADYLAVRAMCDAALEAHLNKKLTVQHAALLKAFTTDKQAKVTDECLQLFGGYGYMLEYPIARLYADARVQKIYGGTNEIMKELASRFM, from the coding sequence ATGATCAACCATTTTGAATCAAGCTGGATGAACGAAGAAGTCGCCATGCTAGAAGATACTGCCAAGAAGTTTTTTCAAACTTGGATTGATAAAGACATCGAGTGGCGAAAAAACGGCATGATGGATAAAGAAGCATGGCTTGAAGCAGGCTCGATGGGCTTTTTATGTGCGTCGATGCCTGAAGAGTATGGCGGTGCCGGTGGCGACTTTCGTCATGAAGCGGCATTGATTTATGCCCAAGCAGATGCGGCTTTGAGCGGATTTGGTGGCTTTTTGCATTCAGGTATTGTGGCACCTTATATCTTGCATCATGGCAGTGAACAGCAAAAACAGCGTTGGTTACCAAAAATGGCAACGGGCGAATTGGTTGGTGCGATTGCGATGACCGAGCCAGGTACAGGGTCAGATTTACAAGCTATCAAAACCTATGCCATTAAAGACGGTGATGACTACATTTTAAATGGTTCCAAAACCTTTATCACCAATGGCCAGTTAGCCAACCTAATTATCGTCGCTTGTAAAACCGACCGTGAAAAAGGCGCTCAAGGGGTATCTCTCTTGGTGTTAGAAACCGATGGTTTAGCAGGCTTTGAGCGGGGTCGCAACTTAGAGAAAATCGGTTTATCGTCACAAGATACCTCAGAGTTGTTCTTCAATAATGTGCGTGTCCCACAAAAAAACTTATTGGGCAGTGTTGAAGGCATGGGCTTTATTCAGTTGATGCAAGAGTTGCCACAAGAACGCTTAATCATTGCTTTGGCGGCGGCGGGGGCGATTAAGAAATCAATTGAACTTACCATCGAATATACCAAAGAACGCCACGCCTTTAACAAGCCTGTGTGGTCATTTCAAAATACCCGATTTAAACTTGCCGAATGTAATGCGGACTACCTTGCCGTCAGGGCGATGTGTGATGCGGCACTGGAAGCCCATCTTAACAAAAAACTGACCGTACAACATGCCGCTCTATTAAAAGCCTTTACCACGGATAAACAAGCCAAAGTCACGGATGAATGTTTACAGCTATTTGGTGGCTATGGTTATATGCTGGAGTATCCGATTGCCCGATTATACGCCGATGCCCGAGTGCAAAAAATCTATGGCGGTACCAATGAAATCATGAAAGAGTTGGCGTCTCGTTTTATGTAA
- a CDS encoding acetyl-CoA C-acetyltransferase, which produces MSNTAYIYDAIRTPRGKGKSDGSLHQVAPIWLIRELLTNLQSRNQLDTQLVDDVVLGCVTPVGEQGSDIARIAVIDAGWAESVAGVTLSRFCASGLESINLAASKIMSGMEDMVVAGGVESMSRVKMGLDGGAWYMDPRVNTATGFAPQGIGADTIATLEGFSRSDVDAYATESHRRAQQASDQGYFAKSIIPVKDINGLMILDHDETIRADTSVERLAELKPSFAMPGKMGFDKVVLDKYATIEKINHVHHAGNSSGIVDGAALCLLGSQSAGQAANLKPRAKVTMAAVVGSEPTIMLTGPTLAARKALARANMQVSDIDLWEINEAFAAVPMKTAKDLGLNMDIVNVNGGAIAMGHPLGATGAILINTLLDELERRDLTTGLATLCVGGGMGIATIIERV; this is translated from the coding sequence ATGAGTAATACCGCTTATATTTATGATGCTATCCGCACCCCGCGTGGCAAAGGCAAATCCGATGGCAGCTTGCACCAAGTCGCTCCAATTTGGTTAATCAGAGAACTACTGACAAATTTACAGTCGCGCAATCAGTTGGACACACAGTTGGTGGATGATGTGGTACTAGGTTGTGTCACCCCTGTTGGTGAGCAAGGCTCGGATATCGCCCGAATTGCGGTAATTGATGCCGGTTGGGCAGAATCGGTGGCGGGCGTTACCCTATCACGGTTTTGTGCATCAGGGTTAGAGTCGATTAATTTAGCCGCAAGCAAAATCATGTCGGGCATGGAAGATATGGTGGTGGCAGGTGGCGTGGAGTCTATGAGCCGTGTCAAAATGGGGTTAGACGGCGGGGCTTGGTACATGGACCCACGTGTCAATACCGCCACCGGCTTTGCCCCACAAGGCATCGGCGCTGATACGATTGCGACATTAGAAGGGTTTAGTCGCAGTGATGTTGATGCATATGCCACCGAGTCTCATCGCAGAGCCCAGCAGGCTTCTGACCAAGGGTATTTTGCTAAATCAATTATTCCTGTTAAAGATATCAATGGTCTGATGATTTTAGACCATGATGAAACCATTCGCGCTGATACCAGCGTTGAACGCTTGGCAGAATTAAAGCCCTCGTTTGCCATGCCAGGAAAAATGGGCTTTGATAAAGTGGTCTTAGATAAATATGCCACGATTGAAAAAATTAACCATGTGCACCATGCCGGTAACTCATCAGGTATCGTTGACGGGGCCGCGTTATGTCTGCTTGGTAGTCAATCAGCGGGACAAGCGGCGAATTTAAAACCCCGTGCCAAAGTCACGATGGCGGCAGTGGTGGGGTCAGAACCGACGATAATGCTAACAGGTCCGACACTGGCCGCAAGAAAAGCCTTAGCCCGGGCGAATATGCAGGTGTCTGATATTGACCTATGGGAAATTAACGAAGCGTTTGCAGCGGTGCCAATGAAAACGGCAAAAGACCTAGGGCTTAATATGGATATCGTGAATGTCAACGGTGGTGCGATTGCTATGGGACATCCATTAGGGGCAACAGGAGCAATTTTAATTAACACCTTGTTAGATGAATTGGAGCGTCGTGATTTGACCACTGGACTTGCGACCTTATGTGTCGGTGGCGGTATGGGTATTGCCACGATTATTGAACGTGTTTAA
- a CDS encoding 3-hydroxyacyl-CoA dehydrogenase NAD-binding domain-containing protein: protein MTSLTSQAANQLANFSATDDDNIVILTIQQSRKMNVLDEHFSNDLEKIAQSFIQDKDSKGLIITSDKDSFIVGADIDQFANIQSPKQAFDFVEHFKKVLRSLETCGKPVVAALTGTALGGGLEVALGCHYRIAVDQPNAKYGLPEVKLGLLPGGGGTQRLMRLVGMQKALELMTQGTKLTTQAAHQLGIIDAVVTDKTSLIEQAKQWIHEHPTAQQPWDAKGFKIPQGNALTPQNAQMLSIAPAMANQKSHGNYPAITHILSCVFEGSLVDIDTGLALESRYFVACAMSQVSKNMIGTLWHQLNSINKGQSRPKSIPQYQTKKVGVLGAGMMGAGIAYVSAKAGIDVVLLDTTMENADKGKMYSENLLDKAIAKGRSNDSKKQSLLDKIQTTTDYADLADCDLVIEAVFEDRDIKAKCTQQTEAVTASDAIFASNTSTLPITGLAKASGRPKQFIGLHFFSPVDKMPLVEIIMGEQTDETTLAKAFDYVLQIGKTPIVVNDSRGFYTSRVFATYITEGSAMLSEGVHPRLIEVAGIKSGMPVGPLALQDEVSLGLMLHINEQTKKDLQKEGKEMPHHPADSVVELMGKTHGRLGKKVGKGFYDYPEEGEKQLWSGLSNLFPVADTQPTQQELIDRFMFIQANETARCYEENVINSIADANIGSIFGWGFAPHHGGTLQFINAYGVDNFVARSQQLAERYGERFAPAQVLVAMAKAHKEFVNE, encoded by the coding sequence ATGACCAGTCTTACCAGCCAAGCGGCGAATCAATTGGCCAATTTTTCTGCCACTGACGACGATAATATTGTCATTTTGACCATTCAACAATCTCGCAAAATGAATGTGCTTGATGAGCATTTTAGCAATGATTTAGAAAAAATCGCTCAAAGTTTTATTCAAGACAAAGACAGCAAAGGGCTTATCATCACCAGCGATAAAGATAGCTTTATCGTGGGTGCCGATATCGACCAATTTGCCAACATCCAATCCCCTAAGCAAGCTTTTGATTTTGTTGAACATTTCAAAAAGGTGTTACGCAGCCTTGAAACCTGCGGTAAACCTGTCGTCGCTGCATTAACCGGCACTGCCTTAGGTGGCGGGCTTGAAGTAGCGTTGGGCTGTCATTATCGCATTGCCGTTGACCAACCGAATGCCAAATATGGCCTGCCTGAAGTCAAATTGGGCTTATTACCTGGGGGCGGTGGTACGCAGCGTTTAATGCGTCTTGTCGGTATGCAAAAAGCGTTAGAGTTGATGACCCAAGGCACTAAGCTTACCACCCAAGCCGCTCATCAGCTTGGCATTATCGATGCGGTAGTTACTGATAAAACATCACTGATTGAACAAGCCAAACAGTGGATTCATGAGCATCCAACCGCTCAGCAGCCTTGGGATGCCAAAGGCTTTAAAATCCCTCAAGGTAACGCCTTAACCCCGCAAAATGCCCAAATGCTGAGCATTGCCCCTGCGATGGCAAATCAAAAATCGCATGGCAATTACCCTGCCATTACCCACATTTTATCATGTGTGTTTGAAGGTAGCTTAGTGGACATCGATACTGGTCTGGCGCTTGAGTCGCGCTATTTTGTCGCCTGTGCCATGTCACAAGTGTCAAAAAACATGATTGGCACGCTTTGGCACCAACTCAACAGCATCAACAAGGGCCAATCTCGTCCAAAATCTATCCCGCAATACCAAACCAAAAAAGTCGGTGTGTTGGGCGCAGGGATGATGGGTGCAGGTATTGCCTATGTCTCTGCCAAGGCAGGCATTGACGTGGTATTGCTAGATACCACGATGGAAAATGCGGATAAAGGCAAAATGTATTCAGAAAACTTGCTGGATAAAGCAATTGCCAAAGGCCGAAGCAATGATAGCAAAAAACAATCCTTGCTGGACAAAATTCAAACCACCACGGATTATGCAGATTTAGCGGATTGTGACTTGGTGATTGAAGCGGTGTTTGAAGACCGTGATATTAAAGCCAAGTGTACCCAGCAAACAGAAGCAGTCACCGCTAGCGATGCGATTTTTGCGTCAAATACCTCAACCTTGCCAATTACCGGTTTAGCCAAAGCGAGTGGCCGTCCTAAGCAATTTATCGGCTTACACTTTTTCTCACCTGTCGATAAAATGCCGCTTGTGGAAATCATTATGGGCGAGCAAACCGATGAAACTACGTTAGCCAAAGCCTTTGACTATGTATTACAAATTGGCAAAACGCCGATTGTGGTCAATGATAGCCGTGGTTTTTATACGTCTCGTGTATTTGCCACCTATATCACCGAAGGCTCTGCCATGCTCTCTGAGGGCGTCCATCCCCGTCTGATTGAGGTAGCTGGTATCAAATCAGGTATGCCTGTCGGACCGTTGGCACTGCAAGACGAGGTGTCTTTAGGTCTGATGCTGCATATTAATGAGCAAACCAAAAAAGACTTACAAAAAGAAGGCAAAGAAATGCCCCATCACCCCGCCGATAGCGTGGTCGAACTGATGGGCAAAACCCACGGGCGTTTGGGTAAAAAAGTCGGCAAAGGGTTTTATGACTACCCAGAAGAAGGTGAAAAACAACTGTGGTCAGGGCTATCAAACTTATTCCCCGTCGCAGACACGCAGCCTACTCAGCAAGAGCTTATTGACCGCTTTATGTTTATCCAAGCCAATGAAACCGCTCGTTGTTATGAAGAAAACGTGATTAATTCAATCGCAGATGCCAATATCGGCTCTATCTTTGGCTGGGGATTTGCCCCGCATCATGGGGGTACCTTGCAGTTTATTAATGCCTATGGCGTTGATAATTTTGTCGCACGCAGTCAACAACTTGCCGAGCGTTATGGCGAACGCTTTGCCCCTGCCCAAGTTTTAGTAGCTATGGCAAAGGCGCATAAGGAGTTTGTTAATGAATGA
- a CDS encoding CaiB/BaiF CoA transferase family protein, with protein sequence MNDAIAALGIADCLTGLKVIDLSRNLPGPFATRLLADLGADVIKYEPKSGDPARALGNLFDALNHGKSCHKMDFKHPDDIAKLKSDIATADVMIDSFRPNVLEGMGLSPQALLAENPKLVIVSITGYGTTPNWADKAGHDINFMAMSGVLDQLKTASGEQAMPNVQFADLAGGSDTAVIALLAAVVNAKLTGKGRHIIISMTHSLYNHLVMPKATGKFVKALTQVTPTPEQDFLGGVLPCYRLYQTQDGRYMAVGSLELKFWQGLCQALDVNEHAASHWQMGVLPTHPQSQAAAKAIAQKFASQPLSHWQHYFTQFDVCVTPILTLAEAACHELFANQDEYGNVKPWCDNDCN encoded by the coding sequence ATGAATGACGCCATAGCCGCACTGGGTATAGCTGACTGCTTAACAGGGCTAAAAGTTATTGACTTATCACGCAACTTGCCGGGTCCATTTGCCACACGACTGCTCGCTGATTTGGGAGCAGATGTGATCAAATATGAACCCAAGTCAGGTGACCCTGCCCGGGCGTTGGGCAATTTATTTGATGCTTTAAATCATGGCAAATCTTGTCACAAAATGGACTTTAAGCACCCCGATGATATTGCTAAGCTTAAAAGCGACATTGCCACTGCTGATGTGATGATTGATAGTTTCCGCCCCAACGTATTAGAAGGCATGGGACTTTCGCCACAGGCACTGCTTGCGGAAAACCCAAAGCTGGTGATTGTTTCCATCACTGGCTATGGTACGACGCCCAACTGGGCGGATAAAGCCGGGCATGATATCAACTTTATGGCAATGAGTGGCGTACTTGACCAACTCAAAACCGCATCGGGTGAACAAGCCATGCCCAATGTTCAATTTGCCGACTTGGCTGGCGGGAGTGATACGGCGGTCATCGCTTTATTAGCGGCCGTTGTCAATGCCAAGCTAACTGGCAAAGGTCGCCATATCATCATCAGCATGACCCATAGTTTATACAACCATTTGGTGATGCCAAAAGCGACGGGGAAATTTGTCAAAGCATTAACCCAGGTAACACCGACGCCTGAGCAGGATTTTTTAGGCGGCGTGCTGCCATGTTACCGGCTATATCAGACACAAGACGGTCGTTATATGGCAGTCGGCTCGCTTGAGCTAAAGTTTTGGCAAGGCTTGTGTCAAGCGTTAGATGTTAATGAACATGCGGCTAGCCATTGGCAAATGGGCGTACTGCCTACTCATCCGCAGAGCCAAGCCGCTGCCAAGGCTATCGCCCAAAAATTTGCATCGCAGCCACTTAGCCACTGGCAGCACTACTTTACCCAATTTGATGTGTGCGTGACGCCTATTTTAACCTTGGCAGAAGCCGCCTGTCATGAACTATTTGCTAATCAAGATGAGTATGGTAATGTTAAGCCTTGGTGTGATAATGATTGCAACTAG